From Verrucomicrobiia bacterium, the proteins below share one genomic window:
- the ispH gene encoding 4-hydroxy-3-methylbut-2-enyl diphosphate reductase, with amino-acid sequence MEVILSKEAGFCFGVERAIRMAMQSTEKEAGKVYTFGPIIHNPQVVEDFKRKGVEVIADPEDINAKGVVVIRAHGVKPTVESEIKQMGVEVVDGTCPIVKHSQKYAKKLFDEGYQVVVIGERHHPEVIGLLGYTNETAVVIDPDVTEVEIPPGKKLGVIPQTTLEVKDFLRVVGLLIEKAREVRVFNNVCNAVTDIQEATKELSQEVDMVLVIGGKNSANTSRLAVICRALGKAAHHIETPEEIQKDWFYGMRRVGVTAGTSTPDWIIQAVMERAQKLGEEAEREVLASK; translated from the coding sequence ATGGAAGTCATACTTTCCAAGGAAGCGGGCTTTTGTTTCGGCGTGGAACGGGCCATACGGATGGCGATGCAGTCCACTGAAAAGGAGGCCGGAAAGGTTTATACCTTTGGTCCCATCATTCACAATCCCCAAGTGGTGGAGGACTTCAAGCGCAAAGGGGTCGAAGTCATCGCAGACCCGGAAGATATCAACGCCAAGGGGGTGGTGGTCATCCGGGCACACGGGGTCAAGCCGACTGTCGAATCGGAAATTAAGCAGATGGGGGTGGAAGTCGTTGACGGCACCTGCCCCATCGTCAAGCACAGCCAGAAATACGCCAAAAAGCTTTTTGACGAAGGGTATCAGGTGGTGGTTATCGGCGAGCGGCATCACCCCGAAGTCATTGGGCTTTTGGGATACACCAACGAGACCGCCGTCGTCATTGACCCGGATGTGACCGAAGTAGAGATTCCGCCCGGGAAAAAACTGGGGGTCATCCCCCAAACCACGCTCGAGGTGAAAGATTTTCTGCGGGTGGTGGGGCTTTTGATAGAAAAGGCCCGCGAAGTGCGGGTTTTCAACAACGTCTGCAACGCCGTCACCGATATTCAGGAGGCGACCAAGGAGCTTTCCCAGGAAGTGGATATGGTTCTGGTCATCGGCGGCAAGAACTCCGCCAACACCTCGCGGCTGGCGGTTATCTGCCGGGCCTTGGGAAAAGCGGCCCACCACATCGAGACCCCAGAGGAGATTCAAAAAGATTGGTTTTATGGGATGAGACGGGTAGGGGTGACAGCGGGGACTTCCACACCGGACTGGATCATCCAGGCCGTAATGGAGCGGGCGCAGAAGCTGGGGGAAGAAGCGGAACGGGAGGTCTTGGCGTCCAAGTAG
- the rpsA gene encoding 30S ribosomal protein S1 → MVSKSKGAKTVSKTGGARTKTKAKRVVPTDSKPKVTRKLKEKTAAVPSTVPPAALVVGDASALFDENEKNSSGFAQLLASRSTTSPDVKEGEVVKGRVIGTAGQDVLVDVGFKSEGIIPLEEFGDASGVHPGEEIDVLIEILEDQNGQLILSKQKADFLRVWDRIKEAHDTNQAVTGKVMRRIKGGMVVDVFGVEAFLPGSQAGLRQVMDFDAMVGQNIELKVVRINKLRRNIVVSRRQLLEEERDKMRQHLLTEIAVGQVREGIVKNITDFGVFIDLGGVDGLLHITDMSWGRISHPSEVVAINQKINVKILDFDKNTGRISLGLKQLTPYPWEGVEERYPMGRRVKGRVVSLTDYGAFVELEKGVEGLIHISEMSWTQHVKHPSKILSVGDIVEAIVLSTDKQNEKISLGIKQLTPDPWQTLDLRYPVGTRLSGKVRNLTAFGAFVELEEGIDGLVHISDMSWTKRISHPSEVMKKGDKVDVVVLGVDKDNRRVSLGFKQMQNDPWPSLVDRFRSGTEMQGKISRFMDRGVVVELPGDVEGFVPLNHLGISGLPKPQLAFKEGESLPVVILEFDAGNHKIICSVENYFQRHDASEREKYVAAHPIRPEKQEKHPAKAPEPVAAEPPPAPEG, encoded by the coding sequence GTGGTATCGAAGTCCAAAGGCGCTAAAACTGTTTCCAAAACGGGAGGTGCGCGCACAAAAACAAAAGCGAAACGAGTTGTCCCCACCGATTCAAAACCGAAAGTAACCCGCAAGCTGAAAGAAAAAACGGCCGCCGTGCCGTCCACCGTTCCCCCCGCCGCTTTGGTGGTGGGAGATGCTTCCGCTTTATTTGACGAAAACGAAAAAAACAGCTCCGGTTTTGCCCAGCTTTTGGCCAGCCGCAGCACGACCTCGCCGGACGTCAAGGAAGGGGAGGTTGTAAAGGGGCGGGTTATCGGCACTGCCGGGCAGGACGTTTTGGTGGACGTCGGCTTTAAGTCGGAAGGGATCATCCCGCTGGAAGAGTTTGGCGACGCTTCGGGCGTGCATCCGGGAGAAGAGATTGACGTTTTAATCGAGATTTTGGAAGACCAGAACGGCCAACTCATCCTCTCCAAGCAAAAGGCGGATTTCCTCCGGGTTTGGGACCGCATCAAGGAGGCGCACGACACCAACCAGGCGGTCACCGGCAAGGTTATGCGTCGCATCAAAGGCGGAATGGTTGTGGACGTCTTTGGCGTGGAGGCTTTTTTGCCCGGCTCTCAGGCCGGGTTGCGCCAGGTGATGGATTTCGACGCCATGGTCGGGCAGAACATCGAATTGAAGGTTGTGCGAATCAACAAGCTGCGCCGAAACATTGTGGTTTCCCGCCGCCAGCTTTTGGAGGAAGAACGGGACAAAATGCGCCAGCATTTGCTGACCGAAATCGCCGTCGGCCAGGTGCGGGAAGGAATCGTGAAAAACATCACGGACTTCGGCGTTTTCATCGATTTGGGGGGAGTGGACGGGCTTCTGCATATCACGGACATGTCCTGGGGACGGATTTCACACCCTTCAGAGGTTGTGGCGATCAATCAGAAAATCAACGTTAAGATACTGGATTTCGACAAGAACACGGGAAGAATTTCGCTCGGCTTGAAACAGCTTACTCCCTATCCCTGGGAAGGAGTGGAGGAGCGGTATCCAATGGGGCGGCGCGTGAAGGGTCGCGTCGTTTCGTTGACCGACTACGGGGCTTTCGTGGAACTGGAAAAGGGAGTGGAAGGTCTTATTCACATTTCCGAAATGAGCTGGACCCAGCATGTCAAACACCCCTCCAAAATTCTTTCCGTGGGTGATATCGTTGAAGCAATTGTGCTTTCCACCGACAAGCAGAATGAAAAAATTTCGCTCGGCATCAAGCAGTTGACCCCGGATCCCTGGCAGACATTGGATTTGCGTTATCCGGTGGGGACACGACTTTCCGGCAAGGTACGCAATCTAACGGCATTTGGCGCTTTTGTTGAGCTGGAAGAGGGAATTGACGGGCTGGTGCACATTTCCGACATGTCCTGGACCAAGCGGATTTCCCATCCTTCGGAAGTGATGAAGAAGGGAGACAAGGTAGACGTGGTCGTTCTGGGGGTGGACAAAGACAACCGCCGGGTTTCGCTCGGCTTCAAGCAGATGCAAAACGACCCCTGGCCCTCCTTGGTGGACCGCTTCCGTTCCGGCACCGAGATGCAGGGGAAAATCTCTCGCTTCATGGACCGCGGCGTGGTAGTCGAACTGCCGGGGGACGTGGAAGGGTTTGTGCCGCTCAATCATTTGGGAATTTCCGGCTTGCCCAAACCCCAATTGGCTTTCAAGGAAGGGGAGAGTTTGCCGGTCGTTATTCTGGAGTTCGACGCCGGCAACCACAAAATCATCTGTTCGGTCGAAAATTACTTTCAGCGGCACGATGCTTCCGAGCGCGAAAAATACGTCGCCGCCCATCCCATCCGGCCTGAAAAGCAGGAAAAGCATCCCGCCAAGGCACCCGAGCCGGTCGCGGCCGAGCCCCCTCCCGCTCCGGAAGGATAA
- the mtaB gene encoding tRNA (N(6)-L-threonylcarbamoyladenosine(37)-C(2))-methylthiotransferase MtaB has product MPRVALFTLGCRLNQAETEGMGEALESVGFDTVSFGEQAELTLINTCTVTASADASSRQAIFRAKRIWPETRVVVTGCYAETHRDALEAMPEVAGVIPNGKKEEILAELSELFPEDILSGRFSVPIDFVSPNRTHTRAFVKIQNGCEDNCSYCVIPFSRGNDRSRSSEDVLAEILRLEKAGYKEVVLTGVHIGKYWDGKIRLDGLLRLILERTKIPRLRLSSIKVNEVNEKLLELFRSEERICPHFHTPIQSGCDTVLERMKRRYRTAQVREVLAQLKEIRTDCTIGTDLIVGFPGETEEEFESGHDFIASLPVDHMHVFPYSDRPGTAASEMSNKIESAVKNERGEKLRKLSEKKWDAHISRFVGRKLSVLFEGGRSREFGVSAGTADNYIRVTVNADGALANQLKTVRILSVEGKSLRGEV; this is encoded by the coding sequence GTGCCGAGGGTCGCCCTTTTCACCCTTGGCTGCCGGTTGAATCAAGCCGAAACCGAGGGGATGGGGGAGGCTCTCGAGTCGGTTGGTTTCGACACCGTTTCCTTCGGAGAGCAAGCCGAACTCACTTTAATCAACACCTGCACGGTGACCGCCTCGGCGGATGCTTCCTCCCGCCAGGCAATTTTCCGTGCTAAAAGAATCTGGCCGGAGACCCGGGTGGTGGTCACTGGTTGCTATGCCGAAACCCATCGGGATGCCCTTGAGGCGATGCCTGAAGTGGCTGGGGTTATTCCCAACGGCAAAAAAGAGGAAATTCTTGCCGAGCTTTCGGAGCTCTTTCCTGAGGATATTCTTTCTGGAAGATTTTCGGTTCCGATTGATTTCGTCAGTCCCAATCGAACCCATACCCGTGCTTTTGTAAAAATCCAGAACGGTTGCGAGGATAACTGTTCATATTGCGTCATTCCCTTCTCGCGCGGGAACGACCGTTCTCGTTCCTCCGAAGATGTGTTGGCTGAAATATTGCGCCTCGAAAAAGCGGGCTACAAGGAAGTGGTTTTGACGGGCGTGCATATCGGAAAATATTGGGACGGAAAGATTCGTTTGGACGGGCTTTTGCGTCTCATTTTGGAACGGACGAAGATTCCGCGCTTGCGGCTTTCTTCCATCAAAGTCAATGAGGTAAATGAGAAACTTTTGGAGCTTTTCCGCTCCGAGGAGCGGATTTGTCCGCATTTTCATACGCCGATTCAATCCGGCTGCGACACCGTTCTGGAGCGGATGAAAAGACGCTACCGCACCGCGCAGGTGCGAGAAGTGTTGGCGCAGTTGAAGGAAATCCGTACTGATTGCACCATCGGCACCGATTTGATCGTGGGATTTCCAGGCGAAACGGAGGAGGAATTTGAGTCCGGCCATGATTTCATCGCTTCCCTTCCGGTGGACCACATGCATGTCTTTCCCTATTCCGACCGACCGGGCACGGCGGCTTCCGAAATGTCCAATAAAATTGAATCCGCCGTCAAAAATGAGCGGGGGGAGAAATTGCGCAAGCTTTCAGAGAAAAAATGGGACGCGCACATTTCCCGTTTTGTAGGCCGTAAGCTTTCGGTTTTGTTTGAAGGCGGGCGCTCGCGCGAATTTGGGGTTTCGGCGGGAACGGCGGACAATTATATTCGGGTCACTGTGAACGCCGACGGGGCTTTGGCCAACCAGTTGAAAACGGTAAGAATCCTTTCCGTGGAGGGGAAAAGCCTGCGGGGGGAGGTTTGA